A portion of the Musa acuminata AAA Group cultivar baxijiao chromosome BXJ1-1, Cavendish_Baxijiao_AAA, whole genome shotgun sequence genome contains these proteins:
- the LOC135628301 gene encoding putative disease resistance protein RGA1, translated as MAMVLDAFVNTFIEKLADLIKDRVVMMSEVDDELQKLKESLETIICLLKDAERKKIQDSAINSWVRKLKDVMYEADDIIDLCKAEDGRPAEEEPPSTSLGQRVRCGSPLLSCFGSVPFRYQIGIRIRDLNDRLQHLSNDHLSFKLASINRQASISAITSKTSPLLPPDTTGSVICNATDTLVDLLNEGNGQSRRLFAITGMGGIGKTTLAQNIFNDSRIIDKYQIRLWVCVSQKYSEIDLLKQMIRGAEIDHGQATERAELEPMLRRAIEGKCVFLVLDDVWRADVWVNLLRTPLSSAMAIRRILITTRDRKIANQMGAVHIHNVKLLREDEGWELLCRSASLQRKKDTQDLRDIGIGIVRKCHGLPLAIKTMGGVLITKEKSRREWEKVLDNDAWTMSKLPEELKGALYLSYEDLPSHLKQCFLYFALFPEDYEFLQEDLVKLWVAEGFVENEGSKLLEETAKEYFTEFTRRSILQPNPGFGSTRISKVHDLLRSLAQFLAEDECAYGNAREIKFPTKQKLRRLSMTEEGNVATLPEVVSRQNCLRTVMLFRSPTTVLNESLVRLRCLRCLSLRGTATGSIPNSIRNLIHLRYLDLCSTSVSRLPETIGQLTNLQVLDLRFCKHLCTLPRGITRLCNLRCLDLFMAPLEHLPAGIMKLKQLNFLSGFVIGERDNVGNRTLSVCDLEELKYLDRLRHLRLDRLERCFSNGTSLLLNKSLLQRLRLSCTSELQYSEEETNQIQHVFDNLKPPPGLDDLIIVGFFGRKIPSWMQSSSLATCFPCLTCLTLTNFASCLQLPPLGELLHLQYLKIIGANSVISIGLEFLGDNAATSTVFFPELKSLVIAKMPNWEEWSLRRGGGGEAEEEIAAAPDRPRLLLPNLETFSLRNCPKLRFLPQGLLDHATRLRSLFIEGANELKAVENLPSLSGLLQTKDCPSLERISNLGALGTLDIIGCPSLVCVEKVDALKRLQMRDAAMERLPEWLPGLVHQPNSSLVVVVVCDVRLLERCIRGGEDWHIVQQIPAISLYADTDRGSRYVHYNKEPVSYNTNFSTES; from the coding sequence ATGGCGATGGTTTTAGATGCTTTTGTGAACACTTTCATCGAGAAGCTGGCAGATCTCATCAAAGACAGGGTTGTGATGATGTCGGAGGTGGATGACGAGCTGCAGAAGCTCAAGGAAAGTCTAGAAACAATTATTTGCCTGCTGAAGGATGCGGAGAGGAAGAAGATCCAAGACTCGGCGATCAATAGCTGGGTGAGGAAGCTGAAAGATGTCATGTACGAAGCTGACGACATTATCGACCTCTGCAAAGCTGAGGATGGCAGACCCGCCGAGGAAGAACCACCGTCGACGTCGTTGGGTCAACGGGTACGCTGTGGCTCCCCTCTTCTCTCATGCTTTGGTAGTGTTCCCTTCCGTTATCAAATTGGTATCAGGATTAGGGACCTGAATGATCGACTCCAACACCTTTCTAATGATCACTTGAGCTTTAAGCTAGCTTCTATTAATCGACAAGCCTCAATAAGTGCCATTACCAGTAAAACTTCTCCGCTTCTGCCGCCGGACACCACCGGAAGTGTCATTTGTAATGCTACAGATACTCTCGTTGACTTGTTGAATGAGGGAAATGGACAATCGCGTCGCCTTTTTGCTATTACGGGCATGGGAGGAATAGGGAAGACCACACTTGCTCAGAATATATTCAATGATTCTAGGATTATCGACAAGTATCAAATCCGATTGTGGGTATGTGTTTCACAAAAATATTCCGAGATCGATCTGTTAAAACAGATGATAAGAGGAGCAGAGATAGATCATGGGCAAGCAACGGAGAGAGCAGAACTAGAACCGATGCTTAGAAGGGCTATTGAAGGAAAGTGCGTCTTTTTGGTGCTCGACGATGTATGGCGAGCGGATGTATGGGTAAACTTACTTCGTACTCCACTGAGCAGTGCAATGGCCATCAGAAGAATTTTGATCACCACCAGAGACAGAAAGATCGCAAACCAGATGGGAGCCGTGCATATCCATAATGTCAAATTGCTGCGTGAGGACGAAGGTTGGGAACTGCTGTGCAGGAGCGCATCGCTACAACGGAAGAAAGATACCCAAGACCTGCGAGATATAGGAATTGGGATTGTTCGGAAATGCCATGGTCTTCCTCTGGCAATCAAGACAATGGGAGGCGTTCTAATCACAAAGGAGAAAAGCCGGAGAGAGTGGGAAAAGGTGCTCGACAATGATGCTTGGACTatgagcaagcttcctgaagaacTCAAGGGAGCTCTGTATTTAAGTTACGAGGATTTACCGTCTCATCTCAAACAGTGCTTTCTTTACTTTGCTCTTTTCCCTGAGGACTATGAGTTTCTTCAAGAGGATCTTGTTAAGCTGTGGGTAGCAGAGGGATTCGTAGAAAATGAAGGTAGCAAATTGCTCGAAGAGACAGCCAAGGAGTACTTCACAGAGTTTACGAGGAGGAGCATTCTACAGCCAAATCCAGGGTTTGGAAGTACACGAATTAGTAAGGTGCATGATCTGCTGCGATCGCTTGCTCAATTTTTGGCAGAAGATGAATGTGCCTATGGAAATGCGCGTGAAATAAAATTCCCTACCAAGCAAAAGCTTCGTCGTCTATCGATGACAGAGGAAGGGAATGTGGCAACACTACCTGAAGTTGTATCGAGGCAAAACTGCTTGAGGACTGTGATGCTCTTCAGAAGCCCCACAACGGTCCTAAATGAATCCTTGGTAAGACTCCGGTGTCTCCGCTGCTTGTCTCTCAGAGGAACCGCAACCGGAAGCATCCCAAATTCCATCAGGAACTTAATTCACCTGCGATACTTAGATCTATGCTCTACCAGCGTGTCCAGACTGCCAGAAACAATCGGGCAACTAACCAACCTGCAAGTGTTAGACCTCCGCTTTTGCAAGCATCTGTGCACACTTCCTCGGGGCATTACCAGATTGTGCAATTTGAGGTGTCTCGATCTTTTTATGGCACCGCTAGAACATTTACCGGCAGGGATTATGAAACTGAAACAGCTGAATTTTCTTTCAGGATTTGTGATCGGTGAGCGAGACAACGTTGGTAATCGGACGCTGAGTGTTTGTGATTTGGAGGAGTTGAAGTATCTTGATCGGCTCAGACACCTCAGACTAGATAGGCTGGAAAGGTGCTTCTCTAATGGGACTTCTCTGCTGCTGAATAAATCCCTTCTTCAGAGATTACGTCTCTCCTGCACATCCGAACTACAATATTCCGAGGAGGAGACGAATCAGATACAACATGTCTTTGACAATCTAAAGCCTCCACCAGGATTGGATGATCTTATAATCGTTGGGTTTTTCGGCCGAAAAATTCCAAGCTGGATGCAGTCATCGTCTTTGGCAACTTGTTTTCCTTGCTTGACGTGCCTGACTCTGACAAATTTTGCATCGTGCTTGCAGCTTCCACCACTGGGTGAGTTGCTGCATCTGCAATATCTAAAAATTATCGGTGCAAACTCTGTAATAAGCATCGGGCTGGAATTTCTTGGAGACAACGCAGCAACATCAACTGTGTTTTTTCCTGAGCTTAAATCGTTGGTTATAGCAAAGATGCCAAACTGGGAAGAATGGTCTCTgcgtcgaggaggaggaggagaagcggaAGAAGAAATAGCGGCAGCACCAGACCGGCCACGCCTATTGCTGCCTAATCTCGAGACATTCAGTCTTCGTAACTGCCCCAAGCTCAGATTTCTTCCACAAGGCCTGCTGGATCATGCTACCAGATTGAGGTCTTTGTTTATTGAGGGAGCCAACGAGCTGAAAGCCGTGGAGAACCTGCCATCCCTGAGTGGACTACTGCAAACCAAAGATTGTCCTTCTCTGGAGAGGATCTCAAACTTGGGGGCACTCGGGACTCTGGACATAATTGGCTGCCCGTCACTCGTGTGTGTGGAGAAGGTCGATGCACTGAAACGCCTGCAAATGAGAGATGCTGCCATGGAGCGCCTTCCCGAGTGGTTGCCGGGACTGGTGCATCAGCCCAACAGCAGTTTAGTTGTGGTGGTTGTATGCGACGTTCGTCTGCTGGAACGATGCATTAGAGGAGGCGAAGACTGGCACATCGTCCAGCAGATACCTGCCATCAGCTTATATGCAGACACTGACAGAGGAAGTCGATATGTACACTACAACAAGGAGCCCGTCAGCTACAACACCAACTTCAGCACAGAGTCATAA